One Halobaculum sp. CBA1158 DNA segment encodes these proteins:
- a CDS encoding aldo/keto reductase — protein sequence MPRLGLGTWENDVPEECRDAVETALEMGYRHVDTAQIYGNEAEVGDGIARADVDREDVFLATKVWIDNLAPEDVRRTTEESLDRLGVDAVDLMYVHWPAREYDAEATLEAFNELYDEGLIDRIGISNFEPEQVAEAVELSDVPIFANQVELHPLLQQTRLREACAEHDVELVAYSPLARGKVFDVPELTEIAEKHDASEAQVSLAWLREKGVTAIPKATSEGHIRDNWESLALDLDDEDVAAIDAIDRRDRRVDPGFAPWN from the coding sequence ATGCCGAGGCTCGGACTCGGCACCTGGGAGAACGACGTTCCCGAGGAGTGCCGGGACGCGGTCGAAACGGCCCTGGAGATGGGGTATCGCCACGTCGACACCGCGCAGATCTACGGCAACGAGGCGGAGGTCGGCGACGGCATCGCCCGCGCCGACGTGGACCGCGAGGACGTGTTCCTCGCGACGAAGGTGTGGATCGACAACCTCGCGCCCGAGGACGTGCGGCGGACGACCGAGGAGAGCCTCGACCGGCTCGGCGTCGACGCCGTCGACCTCATGTACGTCCATTGGCCGGCCCGCGAGTACGACGCCGAGGCCACCCTGGAGGCGTTCAACGAGCTGTACGACGAGGGGCTGATCGACCGGATCGGGATCTCCAACTTCGAGCCGGAGCAGGTCGCGGAGGCCGTCGAGCTCAGCGACGTGCCGATCTTCGCCAACCAGGTCGAGCTCCACCCCCTCCTCCAGCAGACGAGGCTTCGCGAGGCGTGTGCCGAACACGACGTGGAGCTCGTCGCGTACTCGCCGCTGGCGCGCGGCAAGGTGTTCGACGTGCCCGAGCTGACCGAGATCGCGGAGAAGCACGACGCCAGCGAGGCGCAGGTCAGCCTCGCGTGGCTCCGCGAGAAGGGCGTCACCGCCATCCCGAAGGCGACGAGCGAGGGCCACATCCGCGACAACTGGGAGTCGCTCGCGCTGGACCTCGACGACGAGGACGTGGCGGCGATCGACGCCATCGACCGCAGGGACCGTCGCGTCGACCCCGGGTTCGCTCCCTGGAACTGA
- a CDS encoding YqcI/YcgG family protein, protein MNEDHPQALFDQATMARRARDDDTPDWLTRHFETFTGALTGDRDGTPFPCHFGTNAVDRGDLLYTAVPSFTDPEALFAFRDTLLEYLETYRDHAELAPLVTFFAPPEEGVDALAEADWHEALWHVLQFLHVNDTEPWPADVPTDPDDPYWEFCFGGEAMFPTCRAPFYDDRKSRYCPVSLEITFQPRTVFEGLTHDTEAGAHAREVIQDRLGEYDGVCPHADLGDYGVESDREWRQYLFSADESQFPDECPLTVTPEVTALDAGTPGPGVGAD, encoded by the coding sequence ATGAACGAGGACCACCCACAGGCGCTGTTCGACCAGGCGACGATGGCGCGGCGGGCGCGCGACGACGACACGCCGGACTGGCTGACCCGCCACTTCGAGACGTTCACCGGGGCGCTCACCGGCGATCGAGACGGCACGCCGTTCCCGTGTCACTTCGGGACGAACGCCGTCGACCGCGGCGACCTGCTGTACACCGCGGTCCCGTCGTTCACGGACCCCGAGGCGCTGTTCGCCTTCCGGGACACCCTGCTCGAGTACCTCGAGACCTACCGGGACCACGCGGAACTCGCGCCGCTCGTGACGTTCTTCGCGCCCCCCGAGGAGGGCGTCGACGCCCTCGCTGAGGCCGACTGGCACGAGGCGCTGTGGCACGTCCTCCAGTTCCTCCACGTCAACGACACCGAACCGTGGCCCGCGGACGTGCCGACCGACCCCGACGACCCCTACTGGGAGTTCTGCTTCGGCGGGGAGGCGATGTTCCCCACCTGCCGCGCGCCGTTCTACGACGACCGGAAGAGCCGCTACTGCCCGGTGAGCCTCGAGATCACGTTCCAGCCCCGGACGGTCTTCGAGGGCCTCACCCACGACACCGAGGCCGGCGCGCACGCCCGTGAGGTCATCCAGGACCGTCTCGGGGAGTACGACGGCGTCTGTCCGCACGCCGACCTGGGCGACTACGGCGTCGAGAGCGACCGCGAGTGGCGGCAGTACCTCTTCTCGGCCGACGAGTCGCAGTTCCCCGACGAGTGCCCGCTGACCGTGACGCCGGAGGTGACCGCCCTCGACGCCGGCACGCCCGGTCCGGGCGTCGGAGCCGACTGA
- a CDS encoding DUF373 family protein, which translates to MTTLVLCVDRSNDVGRKAGVETPIVGWEAVRSLVTDLGLADPEDAGVNSLLESLRVARDLSDEGEESVVAVVSGAGESAVRADRALARQLDEVVAAREFDSAIVVIDSAADERAVPMVESRLPVDAVDRVVVRQARDLESTYYLLKQFMADEELRETVLVPIGIGLLILPALLVYASPAVALAGVATLLGATLLYYGLGIDDLVDAAPDRAREALYSGQVSVVTYVAGLGLSVVGAFLGVISATPVTDGEFVAAMRFTYAAVPWLALAALTASFGRLLDELIRDEGVRSPYLNLPFGVVAVGLLLRGFAGYFLEREDGWSQLRLLGYELAPTERLAVFIVGSIALALVGVRVASSVTDETLDDVIEDAGSPNEANRGGDGGR; encoded by the coding sequence GTGACGACGCTGGTCCTGTGCGTGGACCGTTCGAACGACGTGGGTCGGAAGGCGGGCGTCGAGACCCCGATCGTCGGCTGGGAGGCGGTGCGCTCGCTCGTGACCGACCTAGGACTCGCAGACCCCGAGGACGCTGGCGTCAACTCCCTGCTCGAGTCGCTTCGCGTCGCGCGCGACCTCTCCGACGAGGGCGAGGAATCGGTCGTGGCGGTCGTCTCCGGAGCCGGCGAGTCGGCGGTACGGGCCGATCGGGCGCTCGCCCGCCAACTCGACGAGGTCGTCGCCGCCCGGGAGTTCGACTCGGCGATCGTCGTCATCGACTCGGCGGCCGACGAGCGCGCGGTGCCGATGGTCGAGTCGCGGCTCCCCGTCGACGCCGTCGACCGCGTGGTCGTCCGACAGGCCCGGGACCTGGAGTCGACGTACTACCTCCTGAAGCAGTTCATGGCCGACGAGGAGCTCCGCGAGACCGTGCTGGTCCCGATCGGGATCGGCCTGTTGATCCTCCCGGCGCTTTTGGTGTACGCCTCGCCGGCGGTCGCGCTCGCGGGCGTCGCGACCCTGCTCGGGGCGACGCTGCTGTACTACGGACTGGGCATCGACGACCTGGTCGACGCCGCGCCCGACCGCGCCCGCGAGGCGCTGTACTCCGGCCAGGTGTCGGTCGTGACGTACGTCGCCGGGCTCGGGCTGTCGGTCGTCGGGGCGTTCCTCGGCGTCATCTCCGCGACGCCGGTCACCGACGGCGAGTTCGTCGCCGCGATGCGGTTCACCTACGCGGCGGTCCCGTGGCTGGCGCTGGCGGCGCTGACGGCGTCGTTCGGTCGCCTGCTCGACGAGCTGATCAGAGACGAGGGCGTGCGCTCGCCGTATCTGAACCTCCCGTTCGGCGTCGTCGCCGTCGGCCTGTTGCTCCGCGGGTTCGCCGGGTACTTCCTCGAGCGCGAGGACGGGTGGAGCCAGCTCCGGCTGCTCGGCTACGAACTCGCCCCGACCGAGCGCCTCGCGGTGTTCATCGTCGGAAGCATCGCGCTCGCGCTCGTCGGCGTCCGCGTCGCCTCCAGCGTCACCGACGAGACGCTCGACGACGTCATCGAGGACGCGGGCTCGCCGAACGAGGCGAACCGCGGCGGCGACGGCGGCCGGTAG
- a CDS encoding DUF373 family protein, whose protein sequence is MILVLPVDLDDDLGRKTGVRTPVVGRDAVEEAAVKLATADPEDSDVNVLFQAINAYDDLLADPTVDEEVAVAAVTGVDEGDVKANRAVGEEIDTVLAALSTGEEVRAIVITDGAQDESVLPVIRSRVPLDGVRRVVVRQAQDLESIYYTMKQVLDDPETRGTILIPLGVLLLVYPFSVIAGMLDLPGAVVVGGLSTLLGLYSLWRGLGLEETVDGIAERVRSGLYAGRVTIVTYLVAIALLVIGGVQGYEALAAARDAAGSAGLSPTQSAAAFVHAAVQWAAAAGITSSLGQVTDEYLAERFRWRYLNAPFYVVAIAVVLYGLSGYFLPRLPALGVEPLSLTRLAFALTAGTLLGVLSTLTFAVVESRFPRGDADPEAV, encoded by the coding sequence ATGATCCTCGTCCTCCCCGTCGACCTCGACGACGACCTCGGCCGCAAGACCGGCGTCCGCACGCCGGTCGTCGGTCGGGACGCCGTCGAGGAGGCGGCGGTGAAGCTCGCGACCGCCGACCCGGAGGACTCCGACGTGAACGTGCTGTTCCAGGCGATCAACGCCTACGACGACCTGCTGGCCGACCCGACCGTCGACGAGGAGGTCGCCGTCGCGGCCGTCACCGGCGTCGACGAGGGCGACGTGAAGGCGAACCGCGCGGTCGGCGAGGAGATCGACACCGTCCTCGCGGCGCTGTCCACCGGCGAGGAGGTCCGCGCGATCGTGATCACCGACGGGGCACAAGACGAGTCCGTCCTCCCTGTGATCCGCTCGCGAGTCCCCCTGGACGGCGTCCGTCGGGTCGTCGTTCGGCAGGCGCAGGACCTGGAGTCGATCTACTACACGATGAAACAGGTGCTCGACGACCCCGAGACCCGCGGGACGATCCTCATCCCACTAGGGGTGCTGCTGCTCGTCTATCCCTTCTCGGTCATCGCCGGGATGTTGGACCTCCCGGGGGCGGTCGTGGTCGGCGGGCTGTCGACGCTGCTGGGGCTGTACTCGCTGTGGCGCGGGCTCGGTCTGGAGGAGACCGTCGACGGGATCGCAGAGCGCGTCCGCAGCGGTCTGTACGCCGGCCGGGTGACGATCGTCACCTATCTGGTGGCGATCGCGCTGCTGGTCATCGGCGGCGTACAGGGGTACGAGGCGCTCGCGGCCGCGCGGGACGCCGCGGGGTCCGCCGGGCTCTCGCCGACGCAGTCGGCCGCCGCGTTCGTCCACGCGGCCGTCCAGTGGGCCGCGGCCGCGGGGATCACGTCCTCGCTGGGGCAGGTGACCGACGAGTACCTCGCCGAGCGGTTCCGCTGGCGGTACCTGAACGCCCCCTTCTACGTCGTCGCGATCGCGGTCGTGCTGTACGGCCTGTCGGGGTACTTCCTGCCGCGGCTCCCGGCGCTCGGCGTCGAGCCGCTGTCGCTCACCAGACTGGCGTTCGCGCTCACCGCGGGGACGCTGTTGGGCGTGCTTTCGACGCTGACGTTCGCAGTCGTCGAATCGCGGTTCCCCCGCGGCGACGCCGACCCCGAGGCCGTCTGA
- a CDS encoding translation initiation factor IF-2 subunit alpha has translation MKFTGWPEQGELVVGEIDEIADFGVFVDLDEYEDKRGLCHVSEVASGWIKNIRDHVNVGDRVVAKVLDVDESSQQIDLSIKDVNDHQRSDKIQEWKNERKADNWMGIAFGEDVDDETYTTVAEALYAEFGSMYDGFEAAAIHGEEALEDVDLADEQIEAIVETARENVSVPYVNVTGYVNLESPGHDGVDDVREALEAAEGNGEVPDEIELDVSYVGSPEYRIRVRAPDYKTAETELEASAERAREAIEAKGGTGGFHRERETEDE, from the coding sequence ATGAAATTCACCGGCTGGCCCGAGCAGGGCGAACTCGTCGTCGGCGAGATCGACGAGATCGCCGACTTCGGCGTGTTCGTCGACCTCGACGAGTACGAGGACAAGCGCGGACTGTGTCACGTCTCGGAGGTCGCCTCCGGGTGGATCAAGAACATCCGCGACCACGTCAACGTCGGCGACCGGGTCGTCGCGAAGGTGCTCGACGTGGACGAGTCGAGCCAGCAGATCGACCTGTCGATCAAAGACGTCAACGACCACCAGCGCTCGGACAAGATCCAGGAGTGGAAGAACGAGCGCAAGGCCGACAACTGGATGGGCATCGCCTTCGGCGAGGACGTCGACGACGAGACGTACACGACGGTCGCGGAGGCGCTGTACGCCGAGTTCGGCTCGATGTACGACGGCTTCGAGGCCGCCGCCATCCACGGCGAGGAGGCGCTCGAGGACGTCGACCTCGCCGACGAGCAGATCGAGGCCATCGTCGAGACCGCCCGCGAGAACGTCTCGGTGCCGTACGTGAACGTCACGGGCTACGTCAACCTGGAGTCGCCGGGCCACGACGGCGTCGACGACGTGCGCGAGGCGCTGGAGGCCGCCGAGGGCAACGGCGAGGTGCCCGACGAGATCGAACTCGACGTGTCGTACGTCGGCTCCCCCGAGTACCGCATCCGCGTCCGCGCACCCGACTACAAGACCGCCGAGACCGAACTCGAGGCCTCCGCCGAGCGCGCCCGCGAGGCGATCGAGGCGAAGGGCGGCACCGGCGGCTTCCACCGCGAGCGCGAGACCGAGGACGAGTAA
- a CDS encoding 30S ribosomal protein S27e — MAGSFFRVACSDCENEQVVFGKASTEVNCAVCGTTLARPTGGDAEFAGEVVETVEAR; from the coding sequence ATGGCAGGGAGCTTCTTCCGCGTCGCGTGTTCGGACTGCGAGAACGAGCAGGTCGTCTTCGGCAAGGCGTCCACCGAGGTCAACTGCGCCGTCTGCGGGACGACGCTGGCCCGACCCACCGGCGGCGACGCGGAGTTCGCCGGCGAGGTCGTCGAGACCGTCGAAGCGCGGTAA
- a CDS encoding 50S ribosomal protein L44e, with translation MEMPRRMNTYCPHCNAHHEHEVEKVRTGRQTGMKWTDRQQARGTSVIGNAGKFSKVPGGDKPTKKTHLKYRCGDCGKAHMREGWRAGRLTFQE, from the coding sequence ATGGAGATGCCACGCCGGATGAACACGTACTGTCCGCACTGCAACGCTCACCACGAACACGAGGTCGAGAAGGTCCGAACCGGCCGCCAGACCGGCATGAAGTGGACCGACCGCCAGCAGGCCCGCGGCACGTCCGTCATCGGGAACGCCGGCAAGTTCTCGAAGGTGCCCGGTGGCGACAAGCCGACCAAGAAGACCCACCTCAAGTACCGCTGCGGCGACTGCGGCAAGGCCCACATGCGCGAGGGATGGCGCGCCGGTCGGCTCACCTTCCAGGAGTAA
- the dnaG gene encoding DNA primase DnaG → MDDTAKYLIHARITADGVVERSDVVGAVFGQTEGLLGDELDLRDLQQSSKIGRIDVRIDSENGQSFGEITIASGLDKVETSILAASLESINRVGPCEARVEVTEIEDMRAAQRREVVERAKELLADSFDDSVMNSAEILTEVREANRVERIDEYREYPAGPRVHDSDAVIVVEGRADVLSLLKYGIKNGVAVEGTNVPDEIADLTRERTVTAFLDGDRGGELILRELAQVGEVDYVAFAPEGRSVEDLSRHELMAALREKVPFESVDLDGVGGFDGDGADASGRSDRNGADGADGADARRNGDGSDSDGATRDDSGAERSEQTPERGDPDAVETVAATDGSTQPAPDADAGDSAADAPATTETPESPGTPEPVDSDDAVKSDDADDSVEPVDSTESVGSAESDDPADADGSGDTGEASTLREHAREVVAGGSNRARLLDSEYGVVREVPAADAFEAVSESDGSAVALVLDGQLSQRLLDVAAQRGVAQVVAEAEGEYVKRPTSVRVVTADRMLSA, encoded by the coding sequence ATGGACGACACAGCAAAATACCTCATTCACGCGCGGATCACGGCCGACGGCGTCGTCGAACGCAGCGACGTGGTCGGTGCCGTGTTCGGACAGACGGAGGGCCTGCTCGGCGACGAGCTGGATCTCAGGGACCTCCAGCAGTCCTCCAAGATCGGTCGCATCGACGTTCGAATCGACAGCGAGAACGGACAGAGCTTCGGCGAGATCACCATCGCCTCCGGCCTCGACAAGGTGGAGACCTCCATCCTCGCGGCGAGCCTGGAGTCGATCAACCGCGTGGGACCCTGCGAGGCCCGCGTCGAGGTGACGGAGATCGAGGACATGCGGGCGGCCCAGCGCCGGGAGGTCGTCGAGCGCGCGAAGGAGCTGCTCGCCGACTCCTTCGACGACTCGGTGATGAACTCCGCGGAGATCCTCACGGAGGTCCGCGAGGCCAACCGCGTCGAGCGGATCGACGAGTACCGAGAGTACCCCGCCGGGCCGCGCGTCCACGACTCCGACGCCGTCATCGTGGTCGAGGGGCGCGCGGACGTGCTCTCGCTGCTCAAGTACGGGATCAAGAACGGGGTCGCCGTCGAGGGGACCAACGTCCCGGACGAGATCGCGGATCTCACCCGCGAGCGCACCGTCACCGCGTTCCTCGACGGCGACCGCGGCGGCGAACTCATCCTCAGAGAGCTCGCGCAGGTGGGCGAGGTGGACTACGTCGCGTTCGCGCCCGAGGGCCGGTCGGTCGAGGACCTGTCGCGCCACGAGCTGATGGCCGCCCTCCGCGAGAAGGTGCCGTTCGAGTCCGTCGACCTCGACGGAGTCGGCGGATTCGACGGCGACGGGGCGGACGCGTCGGGACGATCGGATCGCAACGGGGCCGACGGGGCCGACGGGGCCGACGCGCGCCGCAACGGCGACGGGTCGGACTCGGACGGCGCGACTCGGGACGACTCCGGGGCCGAGCGGAGCGAACAGACCCCGGAACGGGGCGACCCGGACGCGGTCGAGACGGTCGCAGCGACCGACGGGAGCACCCAACCCGCGCCCGACGCCGACGCCGGCGACTCGGCGGCCGACGCGCCGGCGACGACCGAGACCCCGGAATCGCCCGGGACGCCGGAGCCCGTCGACTCCGACGACGCCGTCAAATCCGACGACGCCGACGACTCCGTCGAGCCCGTCGATTCAACCGAGTCCGTCGGCTCCGCCGAATCAGACGACCCCGCTGACGCCGACGGCTCCGGTGACACCGGCGAGGCGTCGACGCTCCGTGAACACGCCCGCGAGGTCGTCGCCGGCGGGTCGAACCGCGCGCGCCTCCTCGACTCAGAGTACGGCGTCGTCAGGGAAGTCCCCGCGGCCGACGCGTTCGAGGCGGTCTCCGAGAGCGACGGCTCGGCGGTCGCGCTCGTGCTCGACGGGCAGCTCTCCCAGCGCCTGCTCGACGTGGCCGCCCAGCGCGGCGTCGCCCAGGTCGTCGCCGAGGCGGAGGGCGAGTACGTGAAACGGCCCACGAGCGTCCGCGTCGTGACCGCCGACCGGATGCTCTCGGCGTGA
- a CDS encoding RNA-protein complex protein Nop10 → MKSDIRVCSAWETAHERPVYTLGDACPECGADAVNSAPAPFNPEDPHGEYRRRARLRARDDTGDRDDATVTDGE, encoded by the coding sequence GTGAAATCGGACATCCGGGTGTGTTCGGCGTGGGAGACGGCTCACGAGCGCCCGGTCTACACCCTCGGCGACGCCTGCCCCGAGTGCGGTGCTGATGCGGTCAACTCCGCGCCCGCGCCGTTCAATCCGGAGGACCCCCACGGCGAGTACCGTCGTCGAGCGCGCCTTCGCGCTCGCGACGACACGGGTGACCGCGACGACGCGACCGTTACTGACGGCGAGTAA
- a CDS encoding geranylgeranyl reductase family protein, whose protein sequence is MSAAANSYDIVVVGAGTAGAFAASTAASEGLDVVILERKPEEEAGHIACGDAIKGKSTFPDVIDLDYLREESFTNQSISRAVFENPKTGEELDVPFADAGAVIDRKRYGEVILEETERTGAEIHYDTVVQDVTQDDDGTVTGVRATRDGEVVAYDAELTVDAAGALSILQDKGDFDDATFDTNVSYSQFCSAYREVVEVPEPVDYEDAIVFKPTEELGYLWYFPRTGTEINAGLGFQMTEPPMKLVEVLKRDMRRRPEFQGATVKDKLGAALPTRRPYDSAVADGFVAVGDAAGHVNPTTGGGIPGAAKSAHWAIKRAIDAVVEGDTTEERLWTYNHDVMTDFGKRFAAMDVYNVWGTAHEVDELTDIVAALPGQQLLNAMTKGETSMSLRLKLRTLVETYGHWGTLWELYEVRDIAGRLKEHYDRYPTRVGGFEGWRERRDDLMDELYEVSGADPKY, encoded by the coding sequence ATGTCTGCGGCAGCGAACTCGTACGATATCGTCGTCGTCGGCGCGGGCACGGCGGGAGCCTTCGCCGCCTCGACGGCCGCCAGCGAGGGGCTCGACGTCGTCATTCTCGAGCGAAAGCCCGAGGAGGAGGCCGGGCACATCGCCTGCGGTGACGCGATCAAGGGAAAATCGACGTTCCCGGACGTGATCGACCTCGACTACCTCCGCGAGGAGTCGTTCACGAACCAGAGCATCAGCCGGGCGGTGTTCGAGAACCCCAAGACCGGCGAGGAACTCGACGTGCCGTTCGCCGACGCCGGGGCCGTGATCGACCGCAAGCGCTACGGCGAGGTGATCCTCGAGGAGACCGAACGAACCGGCGCGGAGATCCACTACGACACCGTCGTCCAGGACGTGACGCAGGACGACGACGGGACCGTCACCGGCGTTCGGGCCACCCGCGACGGCGAGGTGGTCGCCTACGACGCCGAGCTCACGGTCGACGCCGCCGGCGCGCTGTCGATCCTCCAGGACAAGGGCGACTTCGACGACGCCACCTTCGATACGAACGTCTCCTACTCGCAGTTCTGTTCGGCCTACCGCGAGGTCGTCGAGGTGCCCGAGCCCGTCGACTACGAGGACGCGATCGTGTTCAAGCCGACGGAGGAACTGGGCTACCTCTGGTACTTCCCGCGCACGGGCACCGAGATCAACGCCGGCCTCGGCTTCCAGATGACCGAGCCGCCGATGAAGCTCGTCGAGGTACTCAAGCGCGACATGCGACGGCGACCGGAGTTCCAGGGCGCGACCGTGAAGGACAAGCTGGGCGCGGCGCTGCCGACCCGCCGGCCGTACGACTCGGCGGTCGCGGACGGCTTCGTCGCCGTCGGCGACGCCGCCGGCCACGTCAACCCCACGACGGGCGGCGGCATCCCCGGCGCGGCCAAGTCCGCCCACTGGGCGATCAAGCGCGCCATCGACGCGGTCGTCGAGGGCGACACGACGGAGGAACGGCTGTGGACGTACAACCACGACGTGATGACGGACTTCGGGAAGCGCTTCGCCGCGATGGACGTGTACAACGTCTGGGGCACGGCCCACGAGGTGGACGAGCTGACCGACATCGTCGCGGCGCTGCCGGGCCAGCAGCTCCTGAACGCGATGACGAAAGGCGAGACCTCAATGAGCCTCCGGCTGAAGCTGCGGACGCTCGTCGAGACGTACGGCCACTGGGGGACGCTGTGGGAGCTGTACGAGGTCCGCGATATCGCCGGCCGACTGAAGGAGCACTACGACCGCTACCCGACCCGCGTCGGCGGCTTCGAGGGCTGGCGCGAGCGGCGCGACGACCTGATGGACGAACTGTACGAGGTCTCGGGCGCGGACCCGAAGTACTGA
- a CDS encoding proteasome assembly chaperone family protein — protein sequence MDDIDIETVADPDLEDPVFIEGLPGVGHVGKLVAEHLLEEFDGDLVRRVYTTEFPPQVTVDDEGAAELTHAQFHHVDADGRDLLVLTGDHQAASNQGHYTLTTAFLDVAEEFGCERAFALGGVPTGELIEDDEYDVLGALTDAADRDEYEDAGVEFRADEPAGGIVGVSGLVLGLGSRRGLPAACLMGETSGYLVDPKSAQAVLEVLQSLLDIEVDFSELEERAEEMEEVVGKIQEMQGSGGGGMPSEDELRYIG from the coding sequence ATGGACGACATCGACATCGAGACCGTCGCCGACCCCGACCTCGAGGACCCGGTGTTCATCGAGGGGCTCCCCGGCGTCGGTCACGTCGGCAAGCTCGTCGCCGAGCACCTTCTCGAGGAGTTCGACGGCGACCTCGTGCGGCGCGTCTACACGACCGAGTTCCCCCCGCAGGTGACCGTCGACGACGAGGGCGCGGCCGAACTCACGCACGCGCAGTTCCACCACGTCGACGCCGACGGGCGCGATCTGCTCGTGCTCACGGGCGATCACCAGGCCGCCAGCAACCAGGGCCACTACACCCTGACGACGGCGTTCCTCGACGTCGCCGAGGAGTTCGGCTGCGAGCGCGCGTTCGCGCTCGGCGGCGTCCCCACCGGAGAGCTGATCGAGGACGACGAGTACGACGTGCTGGGCGCGCTCACGGACGCCGCCGACCGCGACGAGTACGAGGACGCCGGCGTCGAGTTCCGCGCCGACGAGCCCGCCGGCGGCATCGTCGGCGTCTCCGGCCTCGTGCTCGGCCTCGGCAGCCGTCGCGGCCTCCCGGCGGCGTGCCTGATGGGCGAGACCTCCGGCTACCTCGTCGACCCCAAGAGCGCACAGGCGGTGTTGGAGGTGCTGCAGTCGCTGCTCGACATCGAAGTCGACTTCTCCGAACTCGAAGAGCGCGCCGAGGAGATGGAGGAGGTCGTCGGCAAGATCCAGGAGATGCAGGGGAGCGGCGGCGGCGGGATGCCCAGCGAGGACGAACTCCGCTACATCGGCTGA
- the gpmI gene encoding 2,3-bisphosphoglycerate-independent phosphoglycerate mutase, which translates to MRAALVILDGWGLADHDRRDAVRAADTPNFDRLRDAGAFGTLTAWGRDVGLPDDQMGNSEVGHMNIGAGRTVYQEYTRINDAIEADEFVEGTAIGRAFDRAAASDGRVHLLGLVSDGGVHSDQAHLHALIDAAADRGVEAVTHAFTDGRDTAPKSGRDFLARLDAHAVDRGTGDAATVSGRYYAMDRDRNWERTKRAYDAIVNREADHAAPSAVAAVEDSYERGDTDEFVEPTTIDGEPGIEDGDGVVFFNFRADRARQLTRMLADIDPEPWEAEGIETSPPDAELVTMTEYDEEFGLPVAFPPTQPEDTLGEVLSGAGLTQLRMAESEKYAHVTYFLNGGREVEFDGEVRRIVESPDVPTYDETPEMSAVELTDTAIDVIDAEDPDVLVLNYANPDMVGHTGDFDAAVAAVEAVDRELGRLAEAVRAAGGHLLVTADHGNADDMGTPEDPHTAHTFAPVPFVSVTAESDAGGMRIREGGSLIDIAPTLLSLVGVARPESMTGESLLVER; encoded by the coding sequence ATGAGAGCGGCGCTCGTTATCCTCGACGGCTGGGGGCTCGCAGACCACGACCGGCGCGACGCCGTGCGGGCCGCCGACACCCCGAACTTCGACCGACTCAGGGACGCCGGCGCGTTCGGGACGCTCACCGCCTGGGGGCGCGACGTGGGGCTCCCGGACGACCAGATGGGCAACTCCGAGGTCGGCCACATGAACATCGGCGCGGGCCGAACCGTCTACCAGGAGTACACCCGGATCAACGACGCGATCGAGGCCGACGAGTTCGTCGAGGGCACCGCCATCGGCCGGGCGTTCGACCGCGCCGCCGCCAGCGACGGCCGCGTCCACCTCCTCGGCCTCGTCAGCGACGGCGGCGTCCACAGCGATCAGGCGCACCTCCACGCGCTGATCGACGCCGCCGCCGACAGGGGGGTCGAGGCGGTCACCCACGCCTTCACCGACGGCCGCGACACAGCGCCGAAGTCCGGGCGGGACTTCCTCGCGAGGCTCGACGCCCACGCCGTCGACCGCGGCACCGGCGACGCCGCGACCGTTTCCGGGCGCTACTACGCGATGGACCGCGACCGCAACTGGGAGCGGACGAAGCGGGCCTACGACGCGATCGTGAACCGCGAGGCCGACCACGCCGCTCCCTCGGCGGTCGCGGCTGTCGAGGACAGCTACGAGCGCGGCGATACCGACGAGTTCGTCGAGCCGACGACGATAGACGGCGAGCCGGGGATCGAGGACGGCGACGGCGTCGTGTTCTTCAACTTCCGCGCCGACCGCGCCCGTCAGCTCACTCGGATGCTCGCCGACATCGACCCGGAGCCGTGGGAGGCCGAGGGGATCGAGACGAGCCCGCCCGACGCGGAGCTCGTGACGATGACCGAGTACGACGAGGAGTTCGGGCTGCCGGTCGCGTTCCCGCCCACACAGCCAGAGGACACCCTCGGCGAGGTACTCTCCGGTGCGGGGCTCACGCAGCTCCGGATGGCCGAGTCCGAGAAGTACGCCCACGTCACCTACTTCCTCAACGGCGGTCGAGAGGTAGAGTTCGACGGGGAGGTTCGTCGGATCGTCGAGTCACCGGACGTGCCCACCTACGACGAGACGCCGGAGATGAGCGCCGTCGAGCTCACCGACACCGCGATCGACGTGATCGACGCCGAGGACCCCGACGTGCTCGTACTCAACTACGCGAACCCGGACATGGTCGGCCACACCGGCGACTTCGACGCGGCCGTCGCCGCCGTGGAGGCCGTCGACCGCGAACTCGGTCGCCTCGCCGAGGCGGTCCGCGCCGCCGGCGGCCACCTGCTGGTCACGGCAGACCACGGCAACGCCGACGACATGGGGACCCCCGAGGATCCCCACACGGCTCACACGTTCGCGCCGGTGCCGTTCGTCTCGGTCACGGCCGAGAGCGACGCCGGCGGGATGCGGATCCGAGAGGGCGGGTCGCTGATCGACATCGCGCCGACGCTGCTGTCGCTCGTGGGCGTCGCTCGGCCGGAGTCGATGACGGGCGAGTCGCTGCTGGTCGAGCGGTAG